A region of Oscillospiraceae bacterium DNA encodes the following proteins:
- a CDS encoding class I adenylate-forming enzyme family protein: MIITDFLERNARLHPTEVALVEINPALHPEHVTWREYNLIESAPGGKYRREMTWRDFDIKANRFANLLLSRGVKKGDKVAVLLMNCLEWLPIYFGILKTGALAVPMNYRYTADEIKYCLDLSDSTTLIFGPEFVGRIEQIVDSLTDIKRMFYVGADTPCFADSYDEYAGYCSSVAPAIELTEDDDAAIYFSSGTTGFPKAILHTHKGLVASCQTEQNHHSQGREDVFLCIPPLYHTGAKMHWFGSLLACSRAVLLRGVKPEWVLRAVSDEHATIVWLLVPWVQDILDSIERGDIKLENFNLAQWRLMHVGAQPVPPSLIKRWKQVFPHHDYDTNYGLSESLGPGCVHLGIENIHKVGAIGKAGYLWETKIVDETGTEIKESEKVGELAVKGVGVMKRYYKNPKATEEILKGDGWLLTGDMAKYDGDGFIYLVDRKKDVIITGGENLYPVQIEDYLRRNNKLKDVAVIGLPDDRLGEIAAAIVEVKPGMTCTETELEEFCAEMPRYKRPKKFIFDVVPRNPTGKIEKPKLREKYCGGRLVEKQTTK; encoded by the coding sequence ATGATTATCACCGATTTTTTGGAGCGAAACGCGCGTTTGCACCCGACCGAGGTGGCGCTGGTCGAGATCAACCCCGCCCTGCACCCCGAGCATGTGACCTGGCGCGAATATAATCTGATCGAATCGGCGCCGGGCGGAAAATACCGCCGCGAGATGACCTGGCGCGATTTCGACATCAAAGCCAACCGGTTTGCCAATCTTCTGCTGAGCAGAGGCGTGAAAAAGGGTGATAAAGTCGCGGTCTTGCTGATGAACTGCCTCGAGTGGCTGCCGATCTATTTCGGCATCCTCAAAACGGGCGCGCTCGCGGTGCCGATGAATTACCGCTACACCGCGGACGAGATCAAATACTGTCTTGATCTGTCGGACTCGACGACTTTGATTTTCGGGCCGGAATTCGTCGGAAGGATCGAGCAGATCGTCGATTCTCTGACCGACATCAAACGCATGTTCTATGTCGGTGCCGATACGCCGTGTTTCGCCGACAGTTACGACGAATACGCCGGTTATTGTTCCTCGGTTGCGCCGGCGATCGAACTGACCGAAGACGACGACGCCGCCATCTATTTCTCGTCGGGAACGACCGGATTTCCGAAAGCGATTTTACATACGCACAAGGGGCTTGTGGCCTCTTGCCAGACCGAGCAAAACCACCACAGCCAAGGCCGTGAAGATGTGTTTCTCTGCATTCCCCCGCTCTACCACACCGGCGCGAAGATGCACTGGTTCGGCAGCTTGCTGGCTTGCTCGAGAGCCGTTTTACTGCGCGGCGTCAAACCGGAATGGGTCTTGCGCGCGGTTTCGGATGAGCACGCGACCATCGTTTGGCTGCTGGTGCCGTGGGTGCAGGATATCCTGGACAGCATCGAACGCGGCGATATCAAGCTTGAAAATTTCAACCTCGCTCAGTGGAGGCTGATGCACGTCGGCGCGCAGCCGGTACCGCCGAGTCTGATCAAACGCTGGAAGCAGGTCTTCCCGCATCACGACTACGACACCAATTACGGGCTGTCCGAATCTCTCGGACCGGGTTGTGTCCATTTGGGTATCGAGAATATCCATAAAGTCGGCGCAATCGGAAAAGCCGGATATCTGTGGGAGACCAAGATCGTCGACGAGACGGGCACGGAAATCAAAGAGAGCGAAAAAGTCGGCGAACTGGCAGTCAAAGGCGTCGGCGTGATGAAGCGTTATTATAAGAACCCCAAGGCGACCGAGGAGATTTTAAAAGGCGACGGCTGGCTGCTGACCGGCGATATGGCAAAATACGACGGGGACGGCTTCATCTACCTCGTCGACCGTAAAAAAGACGTGATCATCACAGGCGGAGAAAACCTCTACCCCGTTCAAATCGAGGATTATTTGCGCCGAAATAACAAGCTTAAAGACGTGGCTGTTATCGGTCTTCCGGATGACCGGCTGGGTGAAATCGCTGCCGCCATTGTCGAGGTCAAGCCCGGCATGACCTGCACCGAAACCGAGCTCGAGGAATTCTGCGCCGAGATGCCGCGTTATAAACGACCGAAAAAATTCATCTTCGACGTTGTGCCGCGCAATCCGACCGGTAAAATCGAAAAGCCCAAACTGCGCGAAAAATACTGCGGCGGACGGCTCGTCGAAAAGCAGACGACAAAATAA
- a CDS encoding phenylacetate--CoA ligase, which yields MRYFDQKHECMSADEMKKLQDERLCNTVNRVYNNVRFYHDRMDQCGLKPSDIKGVQDLHKLPFMTKADLRDNYPFGTFAVPNDQIVRIHASSGTTGKSIIVGVTKNDVKMWADCVARCLVMAGASKHDIIQVSYGYGLFTGGLGLHYGSERLGALTIPTSGGNTARQIQLMQDLGSTILCCTPSYSLFLADYIRDNNIPLSSLKLKAGVFGAEPWSELMKDEIEQRLGLKAYDIYGLSEVIGPGVAMSCNYGEGLHVNADHFYPEIINPETGEVLPEGQTGEIVFTCITKEALPMIRYRTRDLSSLSFGTCECGRTLPKMKKVIGRSDDMLIIRGVNVFPSQVESVLLSMGQVEPHYMLYVDRKGNLDELSIEVEMTSEMFSDKIDRVEAVERKLQSQIQSVLNINADVRLVAPKSIPRSEGKAKRVIDRRNLFNN from the coding sequence TCCAGGATGAGCGTCTCTGCAATACGGTGAACCGGGTCTATAATAATGTACGATTTTATCACGACAGAATGGATCAATGCGGCCTGAAACCCTCCGATATCAAAGGGGTGCAGGACTTACATAAGCTCCCGTTCATGACCAAGGCCGATCTGCGCGACAATTATCCCTTTGGCACCTTTGCCGTCCCGAACGATCAAATTGTCCGCATCCATGCCTCGTCCGGAACGACCGGAAAATCCATCATCGTCGGCGTCACCAAAAACGACGTCAAAATGTGGGCCGACTGCGTGGCGCGCTGTCTGGTCATGGCCGGCGCTTCGAAACACGACATCATTCAGGTCTCTTACGGCTACGGGCTTTTCACGGGCGGCCTGGGCCTGCATTACGGGAGCGAGCGTCTGGGCGCGCTGACCATCCCGACTTCCGGCGGCAACACCGCGCGTCAGATTCAGCTGATGCAGGATTTGGGTTCGACCATTTTATGCTGCACGCCGTCTTATTCGCTGTTCTTGGCCGACTACATCCGCGACAACAATATCCCGCTTTCGTCGCTTAAACTCAAGGCCGGCGTCTTCGGCGCGGAGCCGTGGTCGGAACTGATGAAAGACGAGATCGAGCAGCGGCTCGGACTCAAGGCCTACGACATCTACGGCCTCTCTGAGGTCATCGGACCGGGCGTCGCGATGTCCTGCAACTACGGCGAAGGCCTGCACGTCAACGCCGACCATTTTTACCCCGAGATCATCAATCCCGAGACCGGCGAAGTGCTGCCCGAAGGTCAGACCGGTGAAATCGTGTTCACCTGCATCACCAAAGAAGCGCTTCCGATGATCCGCTACCGCACCCGCGACCTCTCGTCGTTATCTTTCGGCACCTGCGAATGCGGCAGAACGCTTCCCAAGATGAAAAAGGTCATCGGCAGAAGTGACGACATGCTGATCATCCGCGGCGTCAACGTCTTCCCGTCTCAGGTTGAGAGCGTTTTACTCTCGATGGGTCAGGTTGAGCCGCATTATATGCTCTACGTCGACCGCAAGGGCAATCTCGACGAACTCTCGATCGAGGTTGAAATGACATCCGAGATGTTCTCCGATAAGATTGACCGGGTCGAAGCCGTTGAGCGCAAACTGCAGAGCCAGATCCAGTCGGTTCTCAACATCAACGCCGACGTCCGGCTCGTCGCCCCGAAATCGATTCCGAGAAGCGAGGGCAAAGCCAAGCGCGTGATCGACCGGAGAAACTTGTTTAACAACTAA